Proteins from a genomic interval of Qipengyuania sp. JC766:
- a CDS encoding phosphoglycerate kinase, giving the protein MTSFKTLDDLGDVAGKVALVRVDLNLPMQDGSATDVTRAEAAKPTVMELCEKGAKVLLVAHFGRPNGQRHSTMSTSFVQGDVEEVFGSEIMFVPEVSGPVVEQAIGILRNGDIGLLDNVRFWPGEEANDPAFADAIAAHGDFYVNDAFSVSHRAHASTEGLAHRLPAYAGRAMEAELKALDAALGNPEPPVAAVVGGAKVSTKLDVLQHLVGQVRHLIIGGGMANTFLAARGVDVGKSLCEHDLTDTANAIMDKADHAGCTVHLPYDVVVAKEFAPDPPSRRVCNVHEVAEDEMILDIGPQAVEALADVLKTCRTLVWNGPLGAFETSPFDEATVALARTAAALTQDGSLTSVAGGGDTVAALAHAGVKDDFTFVSTAGGAFLEWMEGRELPGVAALRS; this is encoded by the coding sequence ATGACCTCCTTCAAGACACTGGACGATCTGGGCGACGTCGCGGGCAAGGTCGCTCTCGTCAGGGTCGACCTCAACCTGCCCATGCAGGACGGCTCGGCGACAGACGTGACACGGGCCGAGGCCGCGAAGCCGACCGTCATGGAATTGTGCGAGAAGGGCGCCAAGGTCCTCCTCGTCGCCCATTTCGGTCGGCCGAATGGCCAGCGTCACTCGACGATGAGCACCAGCTTCGTGCAGGGCGATGTCGAGGAGGTCTTCGGCTCCGAGATCATGTTCGTGCCCGAAGTGTCCGGGCCGGTGGTCGAACAGGCGATCGGAATCCTGCGTAACGGGGACATCGGGTTGCTCGACAATGTCCGTTTCTGGCCGGGCGAGGAAGCGAACGATCCCGCATTCGCGGACGCCATCGCCGCGCACGGCGACTTCTACGTGAACGATGCGTTCTCCGTCTCGCACCGCGCCCATGCCAGTACCGAAGGCCTGGCCCATCGCCTGCCGGCCTATGCCGGTCGAGCGATGGAAGCGGAACTGAAGGCGCTGGACGCGGCGCTGGGCAATCCGGAACCCCCGGTCGCGGCAGTCGTCGGCGGGGCCAAGGTATCCACCAAGCTCGATGTGCTGCAGCACCTCGTCGGCCAGGTACGGCATCTCATCATCGGCGGCGGGATGGCCAATACCTTCCTCGCGGCGCGCGGCGTCGACGTGGGCAAGAGCCTGTGCGAGCACGACCTGACCGACACGGCGAACGCCATCATGGACAAGGCCGACCATGCCGGCTGCACGGTCCATCTCCCCTACGACGTGGTCGTCGCCAAGGAATTCGCACCCGATCCGCCTTCCCGGCGGGTCTGCAACGTCCACGAGGTCGCCGAAGACGAGATGATCCTCGACATCGGACCGCAAGCGGTGGAAGCGCTGGCCGACGTCCTCAAGACGTGCCGCACCCTCGTGTGGAACGGTCCGCTCGGGGCCTTCGAAACCTCGCCCTTCGACGAGGCGACCGTCGCCCTCGCGCGGACCGCGGCGGCCCTGACGCAGGACGGGTCGCTGACATCCGTGGCCGGTGGCGGCGACACCGTGGCCGCGCTCGCCCACGCCGGTGTGAAGGACGATTTCACTTTCGTTTCAACGGCCGGCGGCGCTTTCCTAGAATGGATGGAAGGTCGCGAACTGCCGGGTGTGGCGGCGTTGCGATCGTGA
- a CDS encoding alpha-ketoacid dehydrogenase subunit beta has product MSDSTTQEAPATEQGSERRLNMIEAINDALDTMLTRDPDVIIMGEDVGYFGGVFRCTAGLQEKHGKTRVFDTPISECGIIGVAVGMGAYGLRPVPEIQFADYIYPGLDQLISEAARLRYRSAAEYIAPLTVRSPFGGGIFGGQTHSQSPEAIFAHVSGLKTVIPSTPYDAKGLLIAAIEDNDPVIFFEPKRIYNGPFDGYYDKPVQPWKKHRDSVVPEEYYRIPLGKARTVTEGEQLTVLAYGTMVHVVEEVCRQKGVEAHILDLRTLVPLDIEAIEQSVERTGRCLIVHEATRTAGFGAELSALVTERCFYHLEAPVERVTGFDTPYPHSLEWAYFPGPVRIGEAIDKILKD; this is encoded by the coding sequence ATGAGCGACAGCACCACACAGGAAGCCCCCGCCACGGAGCAGGGGAGCGAACGCCGCCTCAACATGATCGAGGCTATCAACGACGCGCTCGACACGATGCTGACGCGCGATCCGGACGTCATCATCATGGGGGAGGATGTTGGCTATTTCGGCGGCGTGTTCCGCTGCACCGCGGGCCTGCAGGAAAAGCACGGCAAGACGCGCGTGTTCGATACGCCGATCTCCGAATGCGGGATTATCGGCGTGGCCGTCGGCATGGGTGCCTACGGCCTGCGTCCGGTGCCAGAAATACAGTTCGCCGACTACATCTATCCCGGCCTCGACCAGCTGATCAGCGAAGCGGCGCGGCTGCGCTATCGCTCGGCGGCAGAATATATCGCGCCGCTAACGGTGCGCTCGCCCTTCGGGGGCGGTATCTTCGGCGGCCAGACCCACAGCCAGAGCCCGGAAGCCATCTTTGCGCACGTCTCCGGTCTGAAGACGGTGATCCCTTCGACGCCGTACGACGCGAAAGGCCTCCTTATCGCGGCGATCGAGGACAACGATCCGGTCATCTTCTTCGAGCCGAAGCGGATCTATAACGGGCCTTTCGACGGGTATTACGACAAGCCCGTCCAGCCCTGGAAGAAGCATCGCGACAGCGTGGTGCCGGAAGAATACTACCGGATACCGCTCGGCAAGGCGCGCACGGTCACCGAAGGCGAGCAGCTGACCGTCCTTGCCTACGGCACTATGGTGCACGTGGTCGAGGAAGTCTGCCGCCAGAAGGGCGTGGAAGCCCATATCCTCGACCTGCGAACGCTGGTCCCGCTCGACATCGAAGCGATCGAGCAATCGGTCGAGCGCACTGGACGCTGCCTGATCGTCCACGAAGCCACCCGTACTGCCGGTTTCGGCGCCGAGCTGTCGGCTCTCGTGACGGAACGCTGTTTCTATCATCTCGAAGCCCCGGTGGAGCGTGTCACCGGCTTCGACACCCCGTATCCCCATAGCCTCGAATGGGCCTATTTCCCCGGCCCCGTCCGCATCGGCGAGGCGATCGACAAGATTCTGAAGGACTGA
- a CDS encoding dihydrolipoamide acetyltransferase family protein produces the protein MAKFTFNMPDVGEGVAEAEIVDWHIKVGDTVAEDQHLVDVMTDKATIDIESPVDGKVLEIAGEPGDVISVGAMLLVIEVEGEVPEDVAEENAAPAKDDPPAETPAPAPKSGDVEERIEVENPDASDADDAMAADPEPAPSQPTPPAREKADVAKVLASPAVRKRAKELGLDLSEVKPAEGNRVRHGDLDQFLSYNSGFTGAAPRREDEERKVIGMRRRIAENMAASKRNIPHFSYVEEVDVTELEAMRAQLNANRGDKPKLTILPLLITAICKTLPEFPMINARYDDEAGVVTRHGAVHMGMAAQTDAGLMVPVIRDAQSRNVWQLASEIWRLADAARNGTAKSEELSGGTLTVTSLGPLGGIATTPVINRPEVAIIGPNKIVERPMFVPDGMGGERLEKRKLMNISISCDHRVVDGWDAASFVQALKKLIESPVLLLAD, from the coding sequence ATGGCGAAATTCACCTTCAACATGCCCGACGTGGGCGAGGGCGTGGCCGAGGCGGAAATCGTCGACTGGCACATCAAGGTCGGCGACACTGTTGCCGAGGACCAGCATCTGGTCGACGTGATGACCGACAAGGCGACGATCGACATCGAGAGTCCCGTCGACGGCAAGGTCCTCGAAATTGCCGGCGAGCCGGGAGACGTCATTTCGGTCGGTGCGATGCTTCTCGTGATCGAAGTCGAAGGGGAAGTTCCCGAAGACGTTGCCGAGGAAAACGCGGCTCCTGCCAAGGACGATCCACCCGCCGAAACGCCGGCGCCCGCCCCGAAATCCGGAGATGTGGAAGAGCGGATCGAAGTCGAGAACCCGGATGCGTCGGATGCGGACGATGCCATGGCGGCCGATCCGGAACCCGCTCCGTCGCAGCCCACGCCCCCGGCCCGGGAAAAGGCCGATGTGGCCAAGGTCCTCGCTTCACCTGCAGTGCGCAAAAGGGCGAAGGAACTCGGCCTCGATCTGTCGGAAGTGAAGCCTGCAGAAGGCAATCGCGTCCGACACGGCGATCTCGACCAGTTCCTGTCTTACAATTCCGGATTTACCGGCGCCGCCCCGCGACGCGAGGATGAAGAGCGCAAGGTCATCGGGATGCGCCGCCGCATTGCCGAGAACATGGCTGCATCGAAGCGGAACATCCCGCATTTTTCCTACGTGGAGGAAGTCGATGTCACCGAACTCGAAGCGATGCGCGCGCAACTGAACGCCAATCGCGGGGACAAGCCGAAACTCACGATTCTGCCGCTGTTGATCACCGCGATCTGCAAAACGCTGCCGGAATTCCCCATGATCAACGCCCGCTACGACGACGAGGCGGGCGTGGTGACGCGCCACGGGGCTGTCCATATGGGCATGGCGGCGCAGACCGATGCGGGCCTGATGGTGCCGGTCATCCGCGACGCGCAGAGCCGCAATGTCTGGCAACTGGCGAGCGAAATCTGGCGCCTGGCCGACGCTGCTCGCAACGGGACCGCGAAGAGCGAGGAACTGAGCGGCGGTACGCTGACGGTCACCTCGCTCGGCCCGCTGGGCGGCATTGCGACGACGCCCGTCATCAACCGGCCCGAAGTCGCCATCATCGGACCCAACAAGATCGTCGAGCGGCCGATGTTCGTTCCCGACGGGATGGGCGGAGAGCGGCTCGAGAAGCGCAAGCTGATGAATATCTCGATCAGCTGCGATCACCGCGTCGTGGACGGATGGGATGCGGCCAGCTTCGTGCAGGCGCTCAAGAAACTGATCGAGTCGCCCGTTCTGCTGCTGGCGGACTAA
- a CDS encoding cell division protein ZapA — MSEVRLNIGGRPYTIACGPGEEEHVAGLGALLQEKLDQLGGALSVQESQNLLFAALYVADELVESRTKLEAAEKAREKAAAGEEEARSEAQEANTRLVDLQKRLEEAESEAAKLAGEAQELRANPAPAISADHHDELGLALERFAGLLEDCADKLEGKAQTS; from the coding sequence GTGAGCGAGGTGCGCCTCAATATCGGCGGTCGGCCCTACACGATCGCATGCGGACCGGGCGAGGAAGAACACGTCGCGGGCCTTGGGGCCCTCCTGCAAGAGAAGTTGGACCAGTTGGGCGGTGCGCTGTCCGTCCAGGAATCGCAGAACCTGCTGTTCGCGGCCCTCTATGTTGCTGACGAGTTGGTAGAGTCGCGCACGAAGCTGGAAGCGGCCGAAAAGGCGCGCGAAAAAGCCGCGGCCGGCGAGGAAGAAGCCCGTTCGGAAGCGCAGGAAGCGAATACCAGGCTGGTCGATCTTCAGAAGCGGCTCGAGGAAGCCGAATCGGAGGCCGCAAAACTGGCGGGAGAAGCCCAAGAACTGCGGGCAAACCCCGCTCCGGCGATCTCCGCCGACCACCACGATGAGCTGGGCCTGGCGCTGGAGCGTTTTGCAGGTTTGCTCGAAGATTGCGCCGACAAGCTTGAGGGCAAGGCGCAGACTTCCTAG
- a CDS encoding 5-formyltetrahydrofolate cyclo-ligase gives MKDKTELRDMLRARRREHVAALPESTRALILHRPPAPLLDLIPAGAVIGTYHATANEAPAGGYTRFFSEAGHTVALPYFETADAVMDFRIHSDPFGETDLEAAPFGALQPGPQAEAVVPDVLIAPLIGFTAAGERLGQGGGHYDRWLADHPGTRAIGLAWDCQLVDELPTEAHDMPMTAIVTPTRLYGPF, from the coding sequence GTGAAAGACAAGACCGAGCTTCGTGATATGCTGCGCGCCCGGCGCCGCGAGCATGTGGCCGCCCTGCCCGAAAGCACGCGCGCCCTTATCCTCCACCGCCCGCCCGCCCCGCTGCTCGACCTGATACCGGCAGGGGCAGTCATCGGGACGTACCACGCCACCGCCAACGAAGCGCCGGCCGGTGGCTACACCCGGTTCTTCAGCGAAGCGGGTCATACCGTTGCACTCCCGTATTTCGAGACGGCAGACGCGGTCATGGACTTCCGCATTCATTCCGATCCTTTCGGGGAAACCGATCTGGAAGCAGCCCCGTTCGGAGCGCTGCAACCCGGGCCGCAAGCCGAAGCCGTTGTTCCCGATGTGCTGATCGCACCGCTGATCGGTTTCACGGCAGCCGGGGAGCGGCTCGGACAGGGCGGCGGACATTACGACCGCTGGCTGGCCGATCATCCCGGGACCCGCGCGATAGGCCTCGCCTGGGATTGCCAGCTGGTCGACGAACTGCCCACGGAGGCGCACGATATGCCCATGACCGCGATCGTCACCCCTACCCGCCTCTACGGGCCGTTCTGA
- a CDS encoding DUF2842 domain-containing protein — protein sequence MRTEPTWRIPVGIGGLLVGLIVYGVLIARYVPELIGGWHVALQTVVYLVLGLAWLLPLGRFLAWMETGNWSERSRD from the coding sequence ATGCGCACGGAGCCCACATGGCGCATTCCGGTCGGCATCGGCGGGTTGCTGGTCGGTCTGATCGTCTACGGCGTCCTGATCGCCCGGTACGTCCCTGAACTGATCGGGGGATGGCACGTGGCGCTGCAGACCGTGGTCTATCTCGTGCTGGGTCTTGCGTGGCTGCTGCCGCTCGGCAGGTTCCTCGCGTGGATGGAAACCGGGAACTGGAGCGAGCGCTCGCGGGACTGA
- the thyA gene encoding thymidylate synthase: MESATSQLDYAYLDLMRRIWTQGDERVDRTGIGTRSIFGTMLRCDLADGAMPLVTTKRVYWKTATRELLWFLTGDTNIRPLVLQGVKIWNEWPHARYVRESGDPISLEDFVARIAEDEAFADRWGDLGPVYGKQWVDWPTYRYRKDGLYEPGEGINQVAEVVESLRTNPGSRRHIIEGWNVAQLGAMALPPCHKSYQFHVGDGKLNCALYQRSCDVALGLPFNLWSAALLTRMMAQQTDLEPGELVWMGGDTHLYLNHAELIEEQLGREPVGRPTLAIMRKPPSIFDYRMEDFEVSGYTPHAPIKAPVAV; the protein is encoded by the coding sequence ATGGAATCGGCCACCTCGCAGCTCGACTACGCCTATCTCGACCTCATGCGCCGTATCTGGACGCAAGGGGACGAGCGCGTCGACCGCACGGGAATCGGGACACGGTCGATTTTCGGCACCATGCTTCGGTGCGACCTTGCGGATGGCGCAATGCCGCTGGTCACGACCAAGCGAGTCTATTGGAAGACGGCGACCCGCGAACTGTTGTGGTTCCTGACCGGCGACACGAATATCCGCCCGCTCGTCCTGCAGGGCGTGAAGATCTGGAACGAGTGGCCGCACGCGCGCTACGTCCGTGAAAGCGGGGACCCGATCTCGCTCGAAGATTTTGTCGCACGGATCGCGGAGGATGAAGCGTTCGCGGATCGATGGGGCGATCTGGGGCCGGTTTACGGCAAGCAATGGGTGGACTGGCCGACCTACCGCTATCGCAAGGACGGGCTTTACGAGCCGGGCGAGGGGATCAACCAGGTCGCCGAGGTGGTCGAGAGCCTGCGCACCAATCCCGGCAGTCGCCGCCACATCATCGAGGGCTGGAACGTGGCGCAACTGGGCGCGATGGCACTGCCGCCGTGTCATAAGAGCTACCAGTTCCATGTCGGCGACGGAAAACTGAACTGCGCGCTGTACCAGCGCAGTTGCGACGTTGCGCTGGGACTGCCGTTCAATCTCTGGTCGGCTGCCCTCTTGACGCGAATGATGGCGCAGCAAACGGACCTGGAACCGGGCGAGCTCGTGTGGATGGGGGGAGACACGCATCTCTATCTCAACCACGCCGAGCTGATCGAAGAGCAGCTGGGCCGGGAACCGGTCGGGCGCCCGACGCTTGCCATTATGAGGAAGCCGCCATCCATCTTCGATTACCGGATGGAGGATTTCGAAGTGAGCGGCTACACGCCGCACGCGCCGATAAAGGCTCCGGTCGCTGTCTGA
- the gap gene encoding type I glyceraldehyde-3-phosphate dehydrogenase, translating into MATKVAINGFGRIGRLVARAILERDDHDLELVSINDLADTKSNALLFQYDSTHGRFPGTVETGENTITVNGKTIQVTSERDPGNLPHGEQGIDIVLECTGFFQSHEAAEPHLKAGAKRVLISAPAKNVSATIVYGVNHETLTKDDVIVSNASCTTNCLAPMAKVLHETVGIERGFMTTIHSYTNDQRMLDQMHSDMRRARGGAQNMIPTTTGAARAVGLVLPDLNGKLDGSSVRVPTANVSLVDLVFTPQRDTSVEELNGALKSASEGALKGVLDYTDQPLVSSDFNHQPASSTIDSLETSVMEGKLARVVSWYDNEWGFSNRMIDTAGVMAGLI; encoded by the coding sequence ATGGCGACGAAGGTTGCAATCAACGGATTCGGACGTATCGGGCGCCTCGTCGCGCGCGCAATTCTGGAGCGTGATGACCACGATCTCGAACTGGTCAGCATCAACGACCTCGCCGACACCAAGTCGAATGCCCTGCTGTTCCAGTACGACAGTACGCATGGCCGATTCCCCGGCACGGTAGAAACCGGCGAGAACACCATTACCGTCAACGGCAAGACCATCCAGGTCACGAGCGAACGCGATCCGGGCAACCTTCCGCATGGCGAGCAGGGCATCGACATCGTCCTCGAATGCACCGGCTTCTTCCAGAGCCACGAGGCCGCCGAACCGCATCTGAAGGCTGGCGCGAAGCGCGTCCTGATCTCCGCGCCGGCGAAGAACGTCTCGGCGACGATCGTTTACGGCGTCAATCACGAGACGCTGACGAAAGATGATGTCATCGTTTCCAACGCGAGCTGCACCACCAACTGCCTCGCGCCGATGGCCAAGGTCCTGCACGAGACCGTGGGGATCGAGCGTGGCTTCATGACCACGATCCACAGCTATACCAACGACCAGCGTATGCTCGACCAGATGCATTCCGACATGCGCCGGGCGCGGGGCGGTGCGCAGAACATGATCCCGACCACCACGGGCGCCGCCCGGGCTGTCGGGCTCGTCCTGCCGGATCTCAACGGGAAGCTGGACGGCAGCTCGGTCCGTGTGCCGACGGCCAATGTCAGCCTGGTCGATCTGGTCTTCACGCCGCAGCGCGACACCAGCGTCGAGGAGCTGAACGGGGCGCTGAAATCCGCCAGCGAGGGTGCGCTGAAAGGCGTGCTCGACTACACCGACCAGCCGCTCGTCAGCAGCGATTTCAACCACCAGCCGGCCAGCTCCACGATCGACAGCCTGGAAACCAGCGTCATGGAAGGCAAGCTCGCCCGCGTGGTCAGCTGGTACGACAACGAATGGGGCTTCTCCAATCGTATGATCGACACCGCCGGGGTGATGGCCGGCCTCATCTGA
- the tkt gene encoding transketolase: MTLDTARLQPMANAIRALSMDAVQAANSGHPGMPMGMADVATVLWSKYLKFDPSAPDWADRDRFVLSAGHGSMLIYALLHLSGYERPTMDDIRNFRQLGSPCAGHPENFLLDGVECTTGPLGQGLAMAVGMAMAERHLNAVYGDDLVDHRTWVIAGDGCLMEGVNHEAIGLAGHHRLGRLNVLFDSNAITIDGSTDLSTSEDIPARYRATGWHVTECDGHDFADIDRALQEARDETGKPSLVVCRTVIGKGAPNKQGTSATHGAPLGDDEIAAARQALGWNHEPFDIPQDILNAWRATGEAGKSARRDYEERLSGHDRADEFRRRMAGDLPDMAAAETEFANWLSGDQKVATRKASELALGVINPVVPETIGGSADLTGSNNTKAGDIGPFTAHDYSGRYLYWGIREFGMAAAMNGMALHGGVIPYGGTFLIFSDYCRNAIRLSALQQTRVIYVMTHDSIGLGEDGPTHQPIEQVMSLRLIPNLNVFRPADIVETAECWQLALRDADTPSVLCLTRQNLPQLRHDGDMLSAKGAYRLKSAEGARKVILIATGSEVSLALDVAKDLEAKGVGADVISMPSMELFEQQDEAYKADLLPNVGPDEILRVSIEAGATLGWERYTMANGLTIGLDRFGASAPAPDLFEKFGFTVDAIVPKIMNKIKS, from the coding sequence ATGACACTCGACACCGCGCGCCTTCAGCCCATGGCCAATGCGATCCGGGCCCTGAGTATGGACGCGGTCCAGGCTGCGAATTCGGGCCATCCCGGCATGCCGATGGGCATGGCCGACGTCGCCACGGTGCTCTGGTCCAAATATCTGAAGTTCGATCCCTCGGCACCGGACTGGGCCGACCGTGACCGCTTCGTCCTGAGCGCGGGCCACGGCTCGATGCTGATCTACGCGCTCCTGCACCTGTCAGGCTACGAGCGTCCGACGATGGACGATATCCGCAATTTCCGCCAGCTTGGCAGCCCGTGTGCCGGCCATCCCGAGAATTTCCTGCTGGACGGCGTCGAATGCACGACGGGGCCGCTCGGCCAAGGGCTGGCGATGGCCGTCGGCATGGCGATGGCGGAACGGCATCTGAACGCGGTCTACGGTGACGATCTGGTGGATCATCGGACCTGGGTGATCGCGGGCGATGGCTGCCTGATGGAAGGCGTGAACCACGAAGCGATCGGCCTTGCCGGGCATCACAGGCTGGGGCGCCTCAACGTCCTGTTCGACAGCAACGCGATCACGATCGACGGATCGACCGACCTTTCGACGAGCGAGGACATTCCGGCACGCTATCGCGCCACCGGATGGCACGTGACAGAATGCGACGGGCACGATTTCGCCGATATCGACCGGGCCCTGCAGGAAGCGCGGGACGAGACCGGGAAACCGTCCCTGGTGGTATGCCGCACCGTCATCGGGAAGGGTGCTCCGAACAAGCAGGGCACGTCCGCCACCCACGGCGCACCGCTGGGCGACGACGAGATCGCGGCAGCCCGCCAGGCGCTGGGCTGGAACCATGAGCCCTTCGACATCCCGCAGGACATCCTGAACGCCTGGCGCGCGACCGGCGAGGCCGGAAAATCAGCCCGACGGGACTACGAAGAGCGCCTCTCGGGACATGATCGCGCGGACGAATTCCGCCGTCGCATGGCCGGCGACCTGCCCGACATGGCGGCCGCCGAGACCGAATTTGCGAACTGGCTTTCGGGCGACCAGAAGGTCGCGACGCGCAAGGCGTCCGAACTGGCGCTCGGCGTCATAAACCCGGTGGTTCCCGAGACCATCGGCGGAAGCGCGGACCTGACCGGATCCAACAACACCAAGGCCGGCGATATCGGACCTTTCACGGCCCACGATTATTCGGGACGCTACCTTTACTGGGGCATTCGCGAATTCGGCATGGCGGCGGCCATGAACGGCATGGCCTTGCACGGCGGCGTGATACCATACGGCGGTACGTTCCTGATTTTCAGCGATTATTGCCGCAATGCCATCCGCCTGTCGGCCTTGCAGCAGACCCGTGTCATCTATGTCATGACCCATGACAGCATCGGCCTTGGCGAGGATGGCCCGACCCACCAGCCGATCGAACAGGTCATGAGCCTGCGATTGATTCCGAACCTCAACGTGTTCCGTCCGGCGGACATCGTCGAAACGGCGGAATGCTGGCAGCTGGCGCTCCGCGATGCCGATACGCCTTCGGTGCTTTGCCTTACGCGTCAGAACCTGCCGCAACTGCGCCACGATGGGGACATGTTGTCCGCGAAGGGCGCCTATCGCCTCAAGTCGGCTGAGGGCGCGCGCAAGGTTATCCTGATCGCGACAGGCTCGGAGGTTTCGCTGGCGCTCGATGTCGCGAAGGACCTCGAGGCGAAGGGCGTAGGCGCAGACGTGATCTCGATGCCGTCGATGGAGCTCTTCGAGCAGCAGGACGAGGCTTACAAGGCGGACCTGCTGCCGAATGTCGGGCCGGACGAAATCCTGCGCGTTTCGATCGAGGCGGGCGCGACGCTGGGCTGGGAGCGCTACACGATGGCGAACGGTCTCACCATCGGCTTGGATCGCTTCGGCGCGTCTGCACCGGCACCCGACCTATTCGAGAAATTCGGCTTCACGGTGGACGCGATCGTCCCCAAAATCATGAACAAGATCAAATCGTAA
- a CDS encoding 3-methyl-2-oxobutanoate dehydrogenase (2-methylpropanoyl-transferring) subunit alpha: protein MAEGPQGHNKPALSLHVPEPKFRPGDAVDFSHLRITQPGEQARPDEACHANETAILCHDLIRVLGDDDMPHGPWDPKLDPETLREMLGHFALVRAFDERMFRGQRQGKTSFYMKCTGEEATSVAAAMALASDDMVFPSYRQQGVLIARGYPLIEMINQIYSNKGDKLKGRQLPIMYSSREHSFFSISGNLATQTPQAVGWAMASAIKGDSRIAATWVGEGSTAEGDFHSACTFATVYNAPVILNVINNQWAISSFSGFAGAERTTFAARALGYGLAGMRVDGNDPLAVYATQKWAADRARANAGPTLIEYFTYRAEGHSTSDDPSGYRSATEREEWPLGDPVMRLKKHLIALGEWDEERQEQLDKDCMEKVKATTKEAEKNGILGHGLHHPFRTMFEDVFEDLPWHLQEQAAQATHERKIKFPEKPPFE from the coding sequence ATGGCCGAGGGGCCACAAGGCCACAACAAACCGGCGCTGTCGCTGCACGTGCCCGAACCGAAGTTCAGGCCGGGTGATGCGGTCGACTTTTCCCACCTCAGGATTACCCAGCCCGGAGAGCAAGCGCGTCCCGACGAGGCATGCCATGCGAACGAGACGGCGATCCTGTGTCACGACCTGATCCGGGTCCTTGGCGATGACGACATGCCGCACGGACCGTGGGATCCCAAGCTGGATCCGGAAACTCTGCGCGAAATGCTCGGGCATTTTGCCCTCGTGCGGGCTTTCGACGAGCGGATGTTCCGCGGGCAGCGGCAGGGCAAGACCAGCTTCTACATGAAGTGCACCGGGGAGGAGGCGACCAGCGTCGCCGCCGCGATGGCACTTGCCAGCGACGACATGGTGTTTCCCAGCTATCGCCAGCAGGGTGTGCTGATCGCGCGCGGCTATCCCCTGATCGAGATGATCAACCAGATCTACTCGAACAAGGGCGACAAGCTGAAGGGCCGGCAGCTGCCGATCATGTATTCGAGCCGGGAGCACAGTTTCTTCTCGATCAGCGGCAATCTCGCCACCCAGACGCCGCAAGCGGTGGGATGGGCGATGGCGAGCGCCATCAAGGGCGACAGCCGGATCGCCGCGACCTGGGTGGGCGAAGGCAGTACGGCGGAAGGTGATTTCCACTCCGCCTGCACTTTCGCGACCGTTTACAACGCGCCGGTCATTCTCAACGTCATCAACAACCAGTGGGCGATCAGCAGCTTCAGCGGGTTTGCCGGGGCGGAGCGCACGACTTTCGCGGCGCGTGCCCTCGGATACGGCCTTGCCGGCATGCGGGTGGACGGGAACGATCCGCTCGCCGTCTATGCCACCCAGAAGTGGGCTGCCGACCGGGCACGCGCCAACGCCGGCCCGACGCTCATCGAGTATTTCACCTATCGCGCGGAGGGCCATTCGACCTCCGACGATCCGTCCGGCTATCGCAGCGCGACCGAGCGCGAGGAATGGCCGCTGGGCGATCCGGTGATGCGCCTGAAGAAGCATCTCATAGCGCTCGGGGAGTGGGACGAGGAGCGGCAGGAACAGCTCGACAAGGATTGCATGGAGAAGGTCAAGGCGACCACCAAGGAAGCCGAGAAGAACGGCATCCTCGGCCATGGCCTCCACCACCCGTTCCGCACCATGTTCGAGGACGTGTTCGAGGATCTGCCCTGGCACCTGCAGGAACAGGCCGCGCAGGCGACCCACGAACGCAAGATCAAATTTCCCGAGAAGCCCCCCTTCGAATGA